In Niveispirillum cyanobacteriorum, the following proteins share a genomic window:
- the mscL gene encoding large conductance mechanosensitive channel protein MscL encodes MLNEFKTFISRGNVVDLAVGIIIGAAFTAIVTSLVNDILMPPLGYLLGGIDFSDYFISLSGGDYPSLKAAKDAGVTTINYGLFINAVIKFFIVAWAVFILVKQVNRFKKKEEAKPVEPTKSEVLLTEIRDLLKAKD; translated from the coding sequence ATGCTGAACGAATTCAAGACCTTCATCAGCCGCGGCAATGTCGTGGATCTGGCCGTCGGTATCATTATCGGTGCGGCTTTCACCGCCATCGTCACCTCGCTGGTGAACGATATCCTGATGCCGCCGCTGGGATATCTCCTGGGGGGAATCGACTTCTCCGATTATTTCATCAGTCTGTCGGGCGGGGACTATCCATCCCTGAAGGCCGCCAAGGATGCCGGCGTCACCACCATCAATTACGGCCTGTTTATCAATGCCGTGATCAAATTCTTCATCGTGGCCTGGGCCGTGTTCATCCTGGTCAAGCAGGTAAACCGCTTCAAGAAGAAGGAAGAGGCCAAGCCCGTGGAGCCGACCAAGAGCGAGGTCCTGCTGACCGAAATCCGCGACCTGCTGAAGGCCAAGGATTGA
- a CDS encoding sigma-70 family RNA polymerase sigma factor, with product MASSQYNITTASARPDLASQVAAEREYLRRYALGLCRDGALADDLAQECMERALTRLHLWEEGTNLRAWLSTMLRNLHINGLRRNRQHVALDDCDGAELGGTPARQMGRMQVRDLRRAMARLPSDQRDMVVMVALRGVSYEQAALNANVSVGTVKSRLSRARGTLRRLMDGEMVVEGRA from the coding sequence ATGGCCAGCAGCCAGTACAATATCACCACTGCCTCCGCCCGCCCCGACCTCGCGTCACAGGTGGCAGCCGAGCGTGAATATCTGCGCCGCTATGCGTTGGGATTGTGCCGCGATGGCGCATTGGCCGACGATCTGGCCCAGGAGTGCATGGAACGCGCCCTGACGCGCCTGCACCTTTGGGAAGAGGGCACGAACCTGCGGGCGTGGCTGTCCACGATGCTGCGCAACCTGCATATCAACGGTCTGCGCCGGAACAGGCAGCATGTGGCTCTAGATGATTGTGACGGCGCCGAACTGGGTGGTACGCCCGCCCGGCAGATGGGCCGCATGCAGGTCCGCGACCTGCGCCGCGCCATGGCACGGTTGCCGTCCGACCAGCGCGACATGGTCGTGATGGTGGCACTGCGCGGGGTCAGCTATGAACAGGCGGCGCTGAATGCCAACGTCTCGGTCGGGACCGTGAAGTCCCGCCTGTCGCGGGCACGGGGTACCCTGCGCCGCCTGATGGATGGTGAGATGGTCGTGGAAGGCCGCGCTTAA
- a CDS encoding GMC oxidoreductase: MEWDAIVVGSGITGGWAAKELCEKGLKTLVLERGRHIDHGGPDYTDMEAPWEVEFRNLVPEDWPDKGWHYMKDKGDWIYKMQHLQFFADTKTYPFSYPEDRPFMWTRGYQLGGRSLTWYRQSYRWGEADFTANLRDGHGVDWPIRYADLAPWYDHVERFAGISGSLEGLDEVPDGVFQPPFEMNCAERRVSERLKRQRPDLHMIMGRTANLTAPTAEQEALGRSRCQARSHCSRGCSFGAYFSSLSATLPAAKNTGNLTILTDQICHSLEHDPATGRVTGVRVIDANSMTTSTHRARLVFLCASAIGSAHIMLNSRSEAHPRGLANGSDALGRYLMDHVGGAWAAGRVPGMLDRYEYGRRPNNIYIPNVRARGQKPGDGFIRGFGFQGGATRGRAMDGAGRRAGFGAKVKDAATDYGPWTIRIDMFGEMLPHADNRLTLHPTKTDRWGIPLAHLDCTLRENELAMIARGRDEAAEILRAGGCEDVTAGARFDHPVGFKTHEMGTARMGRDPATSVLNAWNQAHEVANLFVTDGACMASNGTQNPSLTYMALTARAASHAVELLREGAI, translated from the coding sequence CATGGGAGGTGGAGTTCCGCAATCTGGTGCCGGAGGATTGGCCGGACAAGGGCTGGCATTACATGAAGGATAAGGGTGACTGGATCTATAAGATGCAGCACCTGCAATTCTTTGCCGATACCAAGACCTATCCCTTCTCCTATCCCGAAGACCGGCCCTTCATGTGGACGCGGGGCTATCAGTTGGGGGGACGGTCGCTGACCTGGTATCGGCAATCCTATCGCTGGGGGGAAGCGGATTTCACCGCCAACCTGCGCGACGGACACGGCGTGGACTGGCCCATCCGCTATGCTGATCTGGCGCCCTGGTATGATCATGTCGAACGGTTTGCAGGCATTTCCGGCAGCCTTGAGGGGCTGGACGAGGTGCCCGACGGGGTGTTTCAGCCGCCATTTGAGATGAACTGTGCCGAACGCCGGGTGTCGGAGAGGCTGAAACGCCAGCGGCCCGATCTGCATATGATCATGGGCCGGACCGCCAACCTGACGGCACCGACGGCGGAGCAGGAGGCGTTGGGCCGCTCGCGCTGTCAGGCGCGGTCACATTGCAGCCGGGGCTGCTCCTTCGGCGCCTATTTCAGCAGCCTGTCCGCCACCCTGCCGGCGGCCAAGAATACCGGCAACCTGACCATTCTGACCGATCAGATCTGCCACAGCCTGGAACATGATCCGGCCACGGGCCGCGTGACGGGCGTGCGGGTGATTGATGCCAACAGCATGACCACCAGCACTCACCGCGCGCGGCTGGTGTTCCTGTGTGCCTCGGCCATCGGGTCCGCTCATATCATGCTGAATTCCCGCAGCGAGGCGCATCCGCGTGGGCTGGCCAATGGCAGTGACGCGCTGGGCCGTTACCTGATGGATCATGTCGGCGGTGCCTGGGCGGCAGGCCGGGTGCCAGGAATGCTGGATCGGTATGAGTACGGTCGGCGTCCGAATAATATCTATATCCCCAACGTCCGGGCCCGGGGGCAGAAGCCGGGTGACGGCTTCATCCGCGGCTTCGGATTTCAGGGTGGGGCCACACGTGGCCGCGCTATGGACGGGGCAGGGCGACGGGCGGGGTTCGGGGCCAAAGTGAAGGATGCCGCCACAGACTATGGCCCCTGGACCATCCGCATCGACATGTTCGGGGAAATGCTGCCCCACGCCGATAACCGCCTGACCTTGCACCCGACCAAGACGGACCGCTGGGGCATTCCGCTGGCGCATCTGGACTGCACCCTGCGCGAAAATGAACTGGCCATGATCGCCAGGGGCAGGGACGAGGCAGCGGAAATCCTGCGTGCCGGCGGCTGCGAGGATGTGACAGCGGGCGCCCGCTTCGACCATCCGGTGGGTTTCAAGACGCATGAGATGGGCACGGCCCGCATGGGCCGCGATCCCGCCACCTCTGTCCTCAACGCCTGGAACCAGGCGCATGAGGTGGCAAACCTGTTCGTTACCGACGGGGCCTGCATGGCGTCGAACGGCACACAGAATCCCTCGTTGACTTACATGGCCCTGACGGCGCGTGCCGCCAGCCATGCGGTGGAACTGTTGCGAGAGGGGGCTATCTGA
- a CDS encoding pyridoxamine 5'-phosphate oxidase family protein translates to MPHPAPPNPPGLVSDISVLEGLYGSPGAPSLAKVSDRLTPAYRAWLSAAPFFALGSVGAGGLDVSPRGDAGTAVTILDDRTLLILDRRGNNRIDSLRNIIADPRVACMFMIPGVNECLRINGRAAISIDADLCQRLAMEGQLPRSVIWVEIDEVYFQCARALIRSDLWARGARGRPDGVPTAGQMTADASHGAEGGPAYDAALPERQRRTLW, encoded by the coding sequence ATGCCGCATCCCGCCCCCCCGAACCCGCCCGGACTTGTCAGCGATATCTCGGTGCTGGAAGGGTTGTATGGTTCGCCGGGCGCGCCGTCGCTGGCCAAAGTTTCGGACCGGTTGACGCCGGCTTACCGCGCTTGGCTGTCGGCAGCACCCTTCTTCGCGCTGGGGTCCGTGGGGGCGGGTGGGCTTGACGTGTCGCCGCGCGGGGATGCGGGTACGGCGGTCACCATCCTGGATGACCGAACCCTGTTGATCCTCGACCGGCGCGGCAATAACCGCATCGACAGCCTGCGCAATATCATCGCCGATCCGCGCGTGGCCTGCATGTTCATGATCCCCGGTGTCAATGAATGCCTGCGCATCAATGGCCGCGCCGCCATCAGCATTGATGCCGACCTTTGCCAGCGTCTTGCCATGGAGGGGCAGTTGCCCCGGTCCGTGATCTGGGTGGAAATCGACGAGGTCTATTTCCAATGCGCCCGCGCCCTGATCCGTTCTGACCTCTGGGCACGGGGTGCGCGGGGCCGCCCGGATGGCGTTCCCACGGCCGGGCAGATGACGGCCGACGCCAGTCACGGTGCCGAAGGCGGCCCCGCCTATGACGCCGCCCTTCCCGAACGGCAGCGCCGCACATTATGGTGA
- a CDS encoding glycosyltransferase family 39 protein: MAQLILAGALLFVASTFKQYGITWDEPLHLENGRRALDWYLSLGEDQRVLGFQNLYLYGALYDTVTAVAGILLPFDAYETRRLVGGLVGVAGLAAVRAQARTLAGPRAGALAVLLLALTPEWMGQSFANPKDVPFATAAAWMGLYQIRLIRDLPRQQMRTLLAYGIAFGAALGIRVGGIVLIGPLGIACLYWLFLRLRERPLGTALWEGVTAAARLLPAFALAWMIMLAFWPWAQLDPISRPLEALAGFSHFPLEFSFPFAGRTLVTTDLPWWYVPVAFAVKLPEITLAGIAVAAVMAVRALRRPLAILPERIGLVAAILLPPLIVIVTGAVLYDGIRHLLFLLPPLSVAAAIGLDRLAGYLTTPTVTDRLPMASRIAGGMLVLWAGWQTLTITRLHPYEAIWYNALVGGVRGAEGRFELDYWGSPLSEAADRLRNLVVGQEGGGAVAHPYRIRICGPHDSALHYLPPTWKAPKDGQGEADFYIAFTRGQCGPVPEGRELLRVERMGVVLAYVLDLRDKP, encoded by the coding sequence GTGGCGCAGCTCATCTTGGCTGGCGCCTTGTTGTTCGTTGCCTCCACCTTCAAGCAATATGGCATCACCTGGGATGAGCCGCTGCACCTGGAAAACGGGCGCCGCGCGCTGGACTGGTACCTATCGCTGGGGGAAGACCAGCGGGTGCTGGGGTTCCAGAATCTTTATCTCTACGGTGCCCTGTATGACACGGTGACGGCGGTTGCCGGCATCCTGCTGCCCTTCGATGCCTATGAGACGCGGCGGCTGGTCGGCGGGCTCGTGGGGGTGGCGGGGCTGGCCGCGGTTCGGGCACAGGCAAGGACGCTGGCGGGGCCACGCGCCGGCGCACTGGCCGTCCTGCTTCTGGCGCTGACGCCGGAATGGATGGGGCAATCCTTTGCCAATCCCAAGGACGTGCCCTTTGCCACCGCCGCCGCCTGGATGGGCCTTTACCAGATCCGCCTGATCCGCGACCTGCCCAGGCAACAGATGCGCACGCTGCTTGCCTATGGCATCGCGTTCGGGGCCGCGCTGGGTATCCGTGTGGGCGGGATTGTGTTGATCGGGCCGTTGGGCATCGCCTGCCTGTACTGGCTGTTTCTGCGCCTGCGGGAACGGCCACTGGGTACGGCCCTGTGGGAAGGGGTGACGGCGGCGGCGCGGCTGCTGCCGGCCTTTGCGCTGGCCTGGATGATCATGCTGGCCTTCTGGCCCTGGGCACAGCTGGACCCGATATCGCGCCCGCTGGAGGCCTTGGCCGGCTTCTCGCACTTTCCGTTAGAATTCAGCTTCCCGTTCGCGGGACGGACGCTGGTTACGACCGACCTGCCCTGGTGGTATGTGCCGGTGGCCTTTGCTGTGAAGCTGCCGGAAATCACTTTGGCAGGCATTGCGGTCGCAGCTGTCATGGCGGTCCGTGCCCTGCGCCGGCCCCTGGCCATTTTGCCGGAACGGATCGGGCTGGTAGCGGCGATCCTGCTGCCGCCTTTGATCGTGATCGTTACAGGTGCCGTGCTTTATGATGGTATCCGGCATCTGCTGTTTTTGTTGCCGCCCCTGTCGGTGGCGGCTGCCATCGGGCTGGACCGGCTGGCTGGCTATTTGACAACACCGACGGTCACTGACCGCCTGCCCATGGCCAGCCGCATCGCGGGTGGCATGCTGGTCCTCTGGGCGGGATGGCAGACGCTGACCATCACTCGTCTGCACCCGTATGAGGCCATCTGGTACAACGCGCTGGTCGGTGGGGTGCGCGGAGCCGAGGGCCGGTTTGAACTGGATTACTGGGGCAGCCCCCTGTCAGAAGCCGCAGACCGGCTGCGCAACTTGGTTGTAGGACAGGAAGGCGGCGGCGCCGTTGCCCATCCCTACCGTATCCGCATCTGCGGCCCGCATGACAGCGCCCTGCATTACCTGCCCCCCACCTGGAAAGCGCCGAAGGATGGCCAGGGGGAGGCCGATTTCTATATCGCCTTCACACGCGGCCAATGCGGCCCCGTTCCAGAGGGTCGTGAGTTGCTGCGGGTGGAGCGCATGGGGGTTGTCCTGGCCTATGTCCTCGATCTGCGGGATAAGCCATAG
- a CDS encoding NAD(P)/FAD-dependent oxidoreductase, with product MPHAPSWYAATAHPAPARPPLVGDVSSDVCIVGGGYTGLVTAIELAAKGMSVTILEAESVGWGASGRNGGQIVTGFNKGIGDIEGWVGKQDARHLWDLSEEAKTMLSDLIDRYGIDCDLKWGYLLAALKPRHMTSLAEHQGELEGLGYDKTRMVGRDEIRSMVATDAYLGGLFDGGSGQLHPLNYALGLAVAAEGLGVRIHEGSRVVRIDTGAAPKAFTATGSVSAKFLVLAGNAYLGDLSPPIRAKVMPAGTYIIGTEKMEAERAQALIPSGIAIADVNFVLNYYRRSPDNRFLFGGGVSYSGFDRPDLKQSLRRTMLKYFPQLADVGVEFCWGGHVAITMNRMPHLGRVSPTTYFAQGYSGHGVALTAIAGRVIAEAIAGQAGRFDIFARVPHRAFPGPPGLKMPALVLGMLWYRLQDWL from the coding sequence ATGCCCCACGCCCCTTCCTGGTACGCCGCCACAGCCCACCCTGCCCCCGCCCGCCCGCCGCTGGTGGGTGATGTCTCCAGCGATGTCTGTATCGTCGGGGGTGGCTATACGGGTCTGGTGACCGCCATTGAGCTGGCGGCCAAGGGCATGTCCGTCACGATCCTGGAGGCCGAATCCGTCGGCTGGGGCGCATCCGGTCGCAATGGCGGACAGATCGTCACCGGTTTCAACAAGGGGATCGGCGATATCGAGGGCTGGGTCGGCAAGCAGGATGCGCGGCACCTGTGGGACCTGTCGGAAGAAGCCAAGACCATGCTGTCCGACCTTATCGACCGGTACGGCATCGATTGTGACCTGAAATGGGGCTATCTGCTGGCGGCCCTGAAACCCCGGCATATGACAAGTCTGGCGGAGCATCAGGGGGAACTGGAGGGGCTGGGTTACGACAAGACGCGCATGGTGGGGCGCGATGAAATCCGCTCCATGGTGGCGACCGATGCCTATCTGGGCGGGTTGTTCGATGGCGGCAGCGGGCAGTTGCACCCGTTGAACTATGCGCTGGGGCTGGCGGTTGCCGCCGAAGGGCTGGGCGTGCGTATCCATGAAGGCAGCCGGGTGGTGCGCATCGATACCGGGGCGGCGCCAAAGGCGTTCACGGCAACAGGATCGGTGTCGGCCAAGTTCCTGGTCCTGGCCGGCAATGCCTATCTGGGGGACTTAAGCCCCCCCATCCGCGCCAAAGTGATGCCGGCGGGCACCTACATCATCGGGACCGAGAAGATGGAGGCGGAGCGGGCGCAGGCACTGATCCCGTCAGGCATCGCCATCGCGGACGTGAATTTCGTGCTGAACTATTACCGGCGCAGCCCGGATAACCGGTTCCTGTTTGGCGGGGGCGTCAGCTATTCCGGGTTTGACCGGCCCGACCTGAAACAGTCGCTGCGCCGGACCATGCTGAAATATTTCCCGCAACTGGCCGATGTCGGCGTGGAGTTCTGCTGGGGCGGCCATGTCGCCATCACCATGAACCGCATGCCGCATCTGGGCAGGGTCAGCCCCACGACCTACTTCGCGCAAGGATATAGTGGCCATGGCGTGGCCCTGACCGCGATTGCCGGTCGTGTGATTGCGGAGGCGATTGCCGGTCAGGCGGGCCGCTTCGACATTTTCGCTCGTGTGCCGCACCGGGCCTTTCCGGGACCGCCGGGCCTGAAAATGCCTGCCCTGGTGCTGGGCATGCTCTGGTATCGGCTTCAGGATTGGTTATAG
- a CDS encoding acyl-CoA dehydrogenase has protein sequence MTAYNAPIQDMRFTLNHVVGLSQVAGLPGYDVVTPDLVDQVLDEAGKLARDVLAPLNWVGDQNGSKLENGVVTTAPGFRDAYWKYAEGGWNAVPFDPDFGGQGLPWTLALPIQEMWTSANMSFSLCPMLNQGAVELLQAHGSEQQKKLYLEKLISGEWTGTMNLTEPQAGSDVGAVRTKAVPNEDGTWLITGQKIFITYGEHDFTDNIIHLVLARTPTAPAGVKGISLFVVPKFMVNEDGSLGARNDLRCAGLEHKMGIHASPTAVMAYGDNGGAVGFLVGEENRGIEYMFTMMNNARLGVGLQGMAIAERAYQQAVDYAKGRVQSRALTGKDPAPVAIIKHPDVRRMLMCMKSQIEAARALVYLTASALDNAHRNPDADAAKAANALNDLLTPITKAWCTDLGVELTSLGVQIHGGMGFIEETGAAQHYRDARIAPIYEGTNGIQANDLAFRKVLRDGGQAAFALIAEMRATATAIAAQSGDDMATMGANLSDAIDAVETATKWVVETGKADMTAVASGAVSYLRMFGVTIGGYLTAKAMMAANGLMREPGADAKFLDAKIITGRFYADQILPQARGLLTVVTQGHRAVMGLSDDQF, from the coding sequence ATGACCGCTTACAACGCACCCATCCAGGACATGCGCTTCACGCTGAACCATGTGGTTGGCCTGTCGCAGGTGGCCGGCCTGCCCGGTTATGACGTGGTGACGCCCGATCTGGTGGATCAGGTCCTGGACGAGGCCGGCAAGCTGGCGCGCGATGTGCTGGCGCCGCTGAACTGGGTCGGCGACCAGAACGGGTCGAAGCTGGAAAACGGCGTGGTCACCACGGCGCCCGGCTTCCGCGACGCCTACTGGAAATATGCTGAGGGTGGTTGGAACGCGGTCCCGTTCGATCCGGATTTCGGTGGTCAGGGTCTGCCCTGGACGCTCGCCCTGCCGATCCAGGAAATGTGGACCTCGGCCAACATGTCCTTCTCGCTCTGCCCCATGCTGAACCAGGGTGCGGTGGAGCTACTTCAGGCCCACGGGTCGGAACAGCAGAAGAAGCTGTATCTGGAAAAGCTGATCAGCGGCGAATGGACCGGCACCATGAACCTGACGGAGCCGCAGGCCGGTTCCGATGTCGGTGCCGTGCGGACCAAGGCCGTACCGAATGAGGACGGGACCTGGCTGATCACCGGTCAGAAGATATTCATCACCTATGGTGAGCATGACTTCACCGACAATATCATCCATCTGGTCCTGGCCCGCACCCCCACAGCCCCGGCCGGCGTTAAGGGCATCAGCCTGTTTGTCGTGCCAAAGTTCATGGTGAACGAGGATGGCAGCCTGGGTGCCCGCAACGACCTGCGCTGCGCCGGGCTGGAGCATAAGATGGGTATCCATGCCAGCCCCACCGCCGTCATGGCCTATGGCGATAATGGCGGCGCTGTCGGCTTCCTGGTGGGCGAGGAAAATCGCGGCATCGAGTACATGTTCACCATGATGAACAATGCCCGCCTGGGCGTTGGCTTGCAGGGCATGGCCATTGCCGAACGCGCCTATCAACAGGCGGTTGACTATGCCAAGGGCCGCGTGCAGAGCCGCGCCTTGACCGGCAAGGACCCTGCCCCCGTCGCCATCATCAAGCATCCCGATGTGCGCCGCATGCTGATGTGCATGAAGTCGCAGATCGAGGCGGCCCGCGCGCTCGTCTACCTGACGGCGTCGGCGCTGGACAATGCGCATCGCAACCCGGATGCCGACGCTGCGAAGGCCGCCAACGCCCTGAACGACCTGCTGACGCCCATCACCAAGGCCTGGTGTACCGACCTGGGTGTGGAACTGACCAGCCTGGGCGTGCAAATCCATGGCGGCATGGGCTTCATCGAGGAAACCGGTGCCGCCCAGCATTACCGCGACGCCCGCATTGCCCCCATTTATGAGGGCACGAACGGCATCCAGGCCAACGATCTGGCTTTCCGCAAGGTGCTGCGCGATGGTGGGCAAGCGGCCTTCGCCCTGATCGCCGAAATGCGTGCCACTGCCACCGCCATCGCTGCGCAGTCGGGCGACGACATGGCCACCATGGGTGCCAACCTGTCCGACGCCATCGACGCTGTGGAAACAGCGACCAAATGGGTCGTCGAAACGGGCAAGGCCGACATGACCGCCGTTGCGTCAGGCGCCGTCAGCTATCTGCGCATGTTCGGTGTCACCATCGGTGGCTACCTGACGGCCAAGGCCATGATGGCGGCCAATGGCCTGATGCGGGAACCCGGTGCCGATGCCAAGTTCCTGGATGCCAAGATCATCACGGGCCGCTTCTATGCGGACCAGATCCTGCCCCAGGCACGCGGTCTGCTGACCGTTGTGACCCAGGGTCACCGCGCTGTCATGGGCCTGTCGGACGACCAGTTCTGA
- a CDS encoding AmpG family muropeptide MFS transporter — MTADAASPEQKKAPIGWRQVLRSLGQRKVLVMLLLGFSSGLPFLLTGNTLGFWLREGGADLATIGFLSWIGLAYSLKMLWAPLVDRLDAPILGRLGRRRGWIVLSQLLIGAGLFGMAAVGPDGANLWKLGAFALLAAFASATQDIVVDAWRIESAEDGAEQGLLSAAYQTGYRAAMLATDSLILLLAAGIGWQASYGVAGAVMAVGVVATLMATEPMRHAPTGGMASAPLWTPVGLFDAIVGPLLSFLRTYGALSVLMLLVVMTFRLGDFMIGPMINPFYVDLGLTKEVVGTVRASVGLWASIAGIALGGLASVRLGFRRTLIFGAVLGPFSNLAFSVMALSGPDIGVFTAAIIVDNVATGFAGVALTAYMSSLTSLGYTATQYALLSSLYTVLGKVLKGFSGQMVLGLEPIAGQMGAYALFFAGTAAIGIPVVALCLFLDRAASRQRQT, encoded by the coding sequence ATGACGGCCGATGCAGCAAGCCCGGAGCAGAAGAAGGCCCCCATCGGCTGGCGACAGGTGCTGCGATCGCTGGGCCAGCGCAAGGTGCTGGTCATGCTGCTGCTGGGCTTTTCCTCGGGCCTGCCCTTCCTGCTGACAGGCAATACATTGGGATTCTGGCTGCGCGAAGGCGGGGCCGATCTGGCCACCATCGGCTTTCTGTCCTGGATCGGGCTGGCCTATTCATTGAAGATGCTGTGGGCGCCCCTGGTAGACCGGCTGGATGCGCCAATCCTGGGGCGGCTGGGCCGGCGGCGCGGCTGGATAGTGCTGTCGCAATTGCTGATCGGGGCCGGGCTGTTCGGCATGGCTGCCGTGGGGCCGGACGGGGCAAACCTTTGGAAGCTGGGTGCCTTTGCCCTGCTGGCAGCCTTTGCTTCGGCCACGCAGGATATCGTGGTCGATGCCTGGCGCATTGAAAGTGCCGAAGACGGGGCCGAACAGGGCCTGCTGTCCGCTGCCTATCAGACCGGGTATCGGGCCGCCATGCTGGCCACCGACAGCCTGATCCTGCTGCTGGCCGCCGGGATCGGCTGGCAGGCATCTTATGGCGTTGCGGGTGCCGTGATGGCGGTTGGCGTTGTCGCCACCCTGATGGCGACGGAGCCGATGCGTCACGCCCCGACGGGCGGCATGGCGTCGGCCCCGCTCTGGACGCCGGTGGGCCTGTTTGATGCGATTGTCGGGCCGCTGCTCAGCTTTTTGCGCACCTATGGTGCCTTGTCGGTGCTGATGCTGCTGGTGGTGATGACCTTCCGGCTGGGCGATTTCATGATCGGGCCGATGATCAACCCGTTCTATGTCGATCTGGGCCTGACCAAGGAAGTGGTGGGCACCGTTCGCGCCTCTGTCGGGCTTTGGGCCTCCATCGCGGGCATTGCATTGGGCGGCCTTGCGTCCGTGAGGCTGGGCTTCCGGCGAACCTTGATCTTTGGCGCGGTCCTCGGCCCCTTTTCCAACCTTGCCTTCTCCGTCATGGCGCTCAGCGGGCCGGATATCGGCGTGTTTACGGCGGCTATCATCGTTGACAATGTCGCGACCGGCTTCGCGGGCGTGGCCCTGACCGCCTATATGTCGAGCCTGACAAGCCTGGGCTACACCGCCACTCAATATGCGCTGCTGTCCTCACTCTATACGGTGCTGGGCAAGGTGCTGAAGGGCTTCTCCGGACAGATGGTGCTGGGGCTGGAGCCGATTGCCGGACAGATGGGGGCCTACGCCCTGTTCTTTGCCGGTACCGCCGCCATCGGTATTCCCGTGGTGGCGCTGTGCCTGTTCTTGGACCGTGCCGCCAGCCGGCAGCGGCAGACATGA
- a CDS encoding glycosyltransferase family 2 protein: MLTPTHEPSKSPTPLRPLNEATVLSVVLPMHNEGENIDALFARLAPVMERLGVPYEVVCVDDGSRDDTWVRLQAAHAANPRIRLVRFSRNFGKEMAMTAGLRHASGRAVVLMDSDLQHPPEVIEEFYAHWQAGAQVVYGVRRSRDTDPPLRRFLTRRFYRMLDGMSEVPLPRDAGDFRLMDRAVVDALNQMGERTRFMKGLYSWVGFRQVAVPFETAPRHAGTTTFSTWKLFRFAMDGIVSFSTLPLRIWSWLGLAVAAIAVLYGAVILLKTMIFGIDVPGYASLMVATLFIGGVQLICLGVLGDYLGRVFTEVKGRPLYLVSDSVGFATGAAAETADHRHPAASLPDRRSGAN, from the coding sequence ATGTTGACGCCCACCCACGAGCCGTCCAAGTCCCCTACCCCGCTGCGGCCCTTGAACGAGGCCACGGTGCTGTCCGTCGTTCTGCCCATGCATAATGAGGGGGAGAATATCGACGCGCTGTTTGCCCGGCTTGCGCCGGTGATGGAACGGCTAGGCGTGCCGTATGAGGTGGTGTGCGTGGATGACGGCTCCCGCGATGACACCTGGGTCCGGTTGCAGGCCGCACACGCCGCCAATCCGCGTATCCGTCTGGTCAGGTTCAGCCGCAATTTCGGCAAGGAAATGGCCATGACGGCCGGGCTTCGCCATGCGTCGGGCCGGGCCGTCGTTCTGATGGACAGCGACCTGCAGCACCCGCCCGAAGTGATCGAAGAGTTCTATGCCCATTGGCAGGCCGGTGCACAGGTGGTCTATGGCGTGCGCCGCTCGCGCGATACCGATCCGCCGTTGCGCCGTTTTCTGACCCGCCGCTTCTATCGCATGCTGGATGGCATGTCGGAAGTGCCCCTGCCCCGCGATGCTGGCGACTTCCGTCTGATGGACCGCGCCGTGGTCGATGCGCTGAACCAGATGGGCGAGCGTACGCGTTTCATGAAGGGGCTTTATTCCTGGGTCGGCTTCCGGCAGGTGGCGGTTCCGTTCGAAACGGCACCGCGCCATGCCGGCACGACGACCTTCAGCACCTGGAAGCTGTTCCGTTTCGCTATGGATGGCATCGTTTCCTTCTCCACCCTGCCGCTGCGCATCTGGTCATGGCTGGGGCTGGCGGTGGCGGCCATCGCGGTGTTGTATGGTGCCGTCATCCTGCTGAAGACCATGATCTTCGGGATCGATGTTCCGGGCTATGCCTCGTTGATGGTGGCGACCCTGTTCATTGGCGGGGTGCAGTTGATCTGCCTGGGCGTGCTGGGCGATTATCTGGGCCGGGTCTTTACCGAAGTGAAGGGGCGGCCGCTCTATCTTGTGTCGGACAGCGTCGGCTTTGCGACCGGTGCCGCGGCAGAGACAGCCGATCACCGCCATCCGGCGGCGAGCCTGCCCGACCGGCGCAGCGGCGCGAACTGA